The Ruania alba genome window below encodes:
- a CDS encoding ABC transporter substrate-binding protein, with protein MKDTDIARPFGRTGTNRGLPRRRVLQAAAGIPLLAACSTEQGVEDPTAGGSNGGESRTLTLGMNGDVSSWDPAELPNAEITNIYRHAVYDTLLERSADGREVIGNLAKTWEYSEGNTLLTMELQDGVTFSDGESLDAEAVKLSFDRTAEKNSNLSAIESATVIDEHTIEFRLTEPSPTILDILTTKPSIVSPAALEDLTELAVNPVGSGPYLLDRDASTPEVSYTFVRNPDYWNAENSPYLFDEIVMNPMPDIAARLNALRSGQINAGGVDAASAPAIESAGLDLYRTPSMYFGLILGDRDGELLPPLADVRVRQAINHAIDRQGLVDSIIGGYGRPSSQMAGPSSPIPLYVEELDDRYPYDPDRARELLADAGYPDGFELELPSQGPVSAADPALVELLGAIGIDATLENIPPDRGVEVREGQFPMWVLQGQFGNLWTNEFPVDGVWNPFGSTTPELSEMMSAAGAAQSEEERTAAFQDVERFMVEEAWFAPFYHRETLYGADETVQVSTEYGESFPLLSHFQPAG; from the coding sequence CGGGTGCTCCAGGCGGCCGCCGGCATCCCGCTGCTCGCTGCCTGCAGCACCGAGCAGGGCGTCGAGGATCCCACTGCGGGCGGGTCGAACGGTGGTGAGTCTCGGACCCTGACTCTCGGGATGAACGGGGACGTGAGCAGCTGGGACCCTGCCGAGCTGCCGAACGCAGAGATCACGAACATCTACCGGCATGCCGTCTACGACACCTTGCTCGAACGGAGCGCAGACGGGCGTGAAGTCATCGGGAACCTCGCGAAGACCTGGGAGTACAGCGAGGGCAACACGCTGCTGACCATGGAGCTCCAGGATGGTGTCACCTTCAGCGACGGTGAGTCGCTCGACGCGGAGGCGGTGAAACTGAGCTTCGACCGTACGGCTGAGAAGAACAGCAACCTCTCCGCCATTGAGAGCGCGACCGTGATCGACGAGCACACGATCGAGTTCCGGCTCACCGAGCCGAGCCCGACCATCCTCGACATCCTCACCACCAAGCCCAGCATCGTCAGCCCGGCGGCGCTGGAGGACCTCACCGAGCTGGCGGTGAACCCGGTCGGCAGCGGTCCGTATCTCCTCGACCGAGACGCGTCGACACCCGAGGTGTCCTACACGTTCGTGCGGAACCCGGACTACTGGAATGCCGAGAACTCGCCCTATTTGTTCGACGAGATCGTGATGAATCCGATGCCGGACATCGCTGCACGGTTGAACGCGCTGCGCTCGGGGCAGATCAACGCCGGAGGAGTCGACGCGGCCTCGGCGCCGGCCATCGAGTCCGCCGGGCTCGACCTGTACCGGACGCCGTCGATGTACTTCGGACTGATCCTCGGCGACCGAGACGGTGAGCTGCTCCCGCCGCTCGCCGACGTCCGGGTGCGGCAGGCGATCAACCACGCCATCGACAGGCAAGGGCTGGTCGACTCCATCATCGGTGGCTACGGACGACCCAGCTCACAGATGGCGGGACCGTCCTCCCCGATCCCGCTGTACGTCGAGGAGCTCGACGACCGCTACCCCTACGACCCGGACCGGGCCCGTGAACTGCTTGCCGACGCCGGGTACCCGGACGGGTTCGAGCTGGAACTGCCCTCACAGGGGCCGGTATCCGCCGCCGACCCGGCCCTGGTGGAGCTCCTCGGTGCCATCGGAATCGACGCCACCCTCGAGAACATCCCGCCCGATCGTGGCGTGGAGGTGCGTGAGGGCCAGTTCCCGATGTGGGTCCTGCAAGGACAGTTCGGGAACCTGTGGACCAACGAGTTCCCCGTGGATGGCGTCTGGAACCCGTTCGGGTCGACCACCCCAGAGCTGAGCGAGATGATGAGCGCGGCAGGTGCCGCGCAGAGCGAGGAGGAACGCACAGCAGCCTTTCAGGATGTCGAACGCTTCATGGTCGAAGAAGCATGGTTCGCGCCGTTCTATCACCGGGAGACGCTCTACGGTGCCGATGAGACCGTGCAGGTGAGCACAGAGTACGGGGAGTCCTTCCCGCTGCTCAGCCACTTCCAGCCGGCCGGCTGA